The nucleotide window ttcacagaaccaagggcttctactcctattgatgccatacaatgccgtcctctgctatatatgtggctggagccatggtgctacctaaggacccagctatactactcctgggaatataccaaaaagatgctccaacatataataaggatacatgctccactatacaTGCCTTATatttaatagccagaatctggaaagaacccaaatgtccctaaacagaggaatgaatacataaaaagttgtacatttgcacaatggagtactatttagctattaagacaatgacttcatgaaatttttcggcaaattgatggaattagaaaatatcatcctgagtgaggtaactgagtcacaaaagaacaaacatggtaggcactcgctgataagtggatattagcccaaaagctcagaatacccaagatacaattcacaggccatatgaagctcaagaagaaggaagacgaaaatgtggattcttcagtccttcttagaagggggaacaaaatactcaatgggaggaaatacagggacaaagagtggggcagagactgaaggaaaggccatccagagactgccccacatggggatccatcccatctgcagccaccaaacacagacactattgatgatgctaagaagtgcttgctgacaggagcctgatgtggatgtctcctgaaaggctctgccagagctctactgatacagatgaagatggttgcagctaaccattggcctgaccaaggggactccaatggaggagttagagaaaggactgaagaagctgaaggggtttgcaaacacataggaagaacaacaatatcaaccaagacCCCCAGAGTTCCTGGGGAGTAaataaccaaccaaagagtatacatggaggaaccAATAACAATAAAGTTATGAGTATCCTTAGCTATTAAGGAAGTGCAAGTTAACACTTAGAGATTAAATCTCGCTGTACCTATAATGGCTatcaccaaaaaaccaaaccacgtAAGCTCAGAAAGACATTCTGAAACAGGAAAGCTGGTCTCTGTTGATAGCAAAGAAACTCATGAATAAATTAACATTGGAGTTCCTCAAaatcctttaaaagaaaataacatgtgAGTCAGCTATTCAGTGGTCAGAAACACACACTAAAGAATCTGGATCTCTGTGTCACAGAGATTCCTGTGACTCTTATTGCtatacctttcacaatagtcagaaaACTAGTTCAACCTAGGTGTCCATCTACAAATGAGTGGGTGACACCTATACACAGTGAAACAATTttaatcataaagaaaaaaatagtgacATTTGACTGAAAATGTGTGCAACTAGAAATCATTATGTCAAGTGTAATGAGCCAGATGAGAAAAAGACTATTTTTCTTCATATACAGAACTTACATGTAATTtatctacatacatatatgtgtgtttatttatgtgtgtgcggGGGGGGTGATcatgaaaataaagaatattagaaAAGACAAAGAGATCTTAAACAGAGTGGGAAATAGAGGGAAATGGAATGTATGTCATAGACAGGCTGAAGTGGGTACGAACTAGAAGAAAGGGCACCACTAGAAAGAGGGGGCATGCTGAGGTCAATGTGAAGGGAATgactgagaagaaaggaaataacgtGTTCACATGCAGACAGCAGGATGATGAAACAATGTAGGCAAACTGAAAGAAGTTATTTAAATGAAAGTTCACCTAACCAGTCAGAAATGTcaactgtgattttaaaaaatggtggCATAAGATGCTGTTTCTATATCGAAAGCCTATTTGGACACTGTGAATCAGTATCCGCAGGGTACATGTGAGCCATGCCCCATGAGATCATTGGGACTCCTTACATGAGTCCAGTCCGCAGTGCTCAGCACAGCGGCTACACTTTCTGTATGGGGAATGCTGGAGTGCCCGTTGGGAATTCcagctctctgcttctcctccagCACACAGGGTTACACCTGACTCTTGTGTGGAAACACattatatagacatttcctgCACTGATAGAATGAGAGCTCCAGTTTGAGTCACTGTGGTAGGAACTGCTCCCCAGCTCACTGGTTTCCTGGAGGACTGTGTTTGTTTCCCTCCTAGAAAGCCTAACAAAgatctcttcagcttcttccaggctGTAGGTGAGAAAGAAATGATTTCTGTATTATTCTGCATGCTTTCTGGGACGAGCTGAAACGTCATTGAATTTATAATGATTTAAGATTTGCCTTTTGAGATTCTAGATCAGTAtgggaaaaaaaagcaagagcAATGTTTGTATATTCTgatgttttattttctgatgaAGTATGAATAACCAATGTAATTTAACCTGAATTCTTATGGTTAtggatgttttgttttctggtcaACTATCCATAGCATTTAGTTTTGAGGAGCTAAAACATTAAGACCTCTACAACCTCTCTCACAATATGGGTAAGAGAGATGATTTATGCCATAATATGAACCCATTTTCTGAAGAGTTAAATGCTCTTTAAATTGTGGTTGATTTATATTTAGCTTACCAGAACTCAGATtggtataaaataaattaagaaaaataaatgaatactgATTAATTTTTGTTCACAAATATGCAGAAGAAAAATAGTTTAGCAATTATTTGTTTTGCTAGTGGTGTTATATTGTATATTGAGCAGTAAATTCAGTTTTCTTGAGCTAAGATATTGATTTTAAAGACCTAAGTAACTATTGTTCTTATATATGAATTTCTTCTCGTAATTCCAATAAAAGTGATTACTTTTTGCATTTAATTAAAATCTTTAAGACTGGTTACTTAAATACAATTCCCTTATATTGTTAAGTTCTGAGaataatttatttgaaaatattttcaaatacatacacacagagaaagacgcACACATGTGAGAGCAACAAGTAAAGGCTGTATGTTTCACGAAGGCATACATAGTTGATATATAAATAAGCACATTTGTGGCTTCATGTAAAGAAACACATTCCACACAATACTTCTCTTAATGACTGAAAATATTGACATCCTATGTATCTCTTGTATAAGGGTTAAATGTTTGTCATAATCTTACTCTGCCAGACAAAAAAAACCAATATTGACGAAAATGCtatcaaataaaaccagaaaGATATCTAGAGAACAGTTCTAACTTTAGTTTTAACATCATAAAGTATGgtttaaatatgcaaagaactatGAGTCAAACATATGTGGGTTACTGTAATACATGATTTGTGACACACAATTTATCCAATGCCTTTTAGAAGCacaaattaatagaaaaatgtatcttaaatgtttcaaaaggaaaatgaaaagtacTCAGAAGTGGCTGTAATCAAGCAATCAAAGAACAGcagggaggagagaagacagacatcAACATAGGCTTGGGGGGCTGTCCTGCATTCAGCTGCCATCCTTCCTGTGCTAGCCCTATTTTGTTGCTTCACATTTACTCTGTTCATTGTGTTTTTATGAGACTCCAGTTCTCTTTCAAATTTTCATGCATCCAAATTTCCCTTTCCTGcactttttctcctcttgacaACTCCCTTTTATCCCCTCTGATTCATTTATCAAACAAGTTTCACAGTTGTCAGTTTGTAAATTACAAATGGGCAAACAAGCAGTTCACAGCTTGCCCCACTCTCTTTGGCTCTCCCAGAGCATCTTTCTTCACtgtgaaattcctgctgccactCACTCAGTTACTGCAACTCTTTGACATTATCTCCACTCTTAGCGAAGTCCCTACATTTCTTAATTTCAGCAACCAGGGATCGCTACTGCTTATTCTACTGGAGCATTGTTTTGGCAGTCAAATTTTATTTGATAAGTCTTGATATCTGCCTTTTCTTTGGGGCCATAATCCTCAACTCCCTAGTTGGATGTAGATTTGTATGTTTTACTGATTAGTTATTTTTCAATTGTCCACATCTTGCAGTATAgggatcacaggcatgtatgACTTTGATCAGggtttttctgttcatttttcccctcattttaaaaatttatttattcactttacctctCAATATCagccttttctctcttcccagtaCCCACTCAAGCAAGTTCTCCCCCACATTCTACCTTCCCTTACTTTTTTGAGACTTTTAAGATGGGGAATCCCCCTTCTGTGTGTCACCTTATACACTAATACCCTCCACTCCCACGGCCACCCCATGCCTACCGCTGTTCATCAAGttgctgcaggactaggcacaccCTCTCTTACTGAAGCCAGACAATGCTATCTATTTTGGGGTGTGGGATccacaggtaggcaggcaggcaacaggctGAGGGAGAATCCCTGCTCCAGTTTTGGGGGAACCTATATGAAGACtgagctgctcatctgctacatctGTGCAGAGATCTTAGGTCCACCTTATGCTTGCCCTTTGCTTGGTGATTCAGTATCTGGGAGCCCTCCGGGGACCCGATTATTTGTCTCTATTGGTATTCTTCCTattgagtccctgtcctcttcaggtTTTCAACCCTTCTACGCACTCTTCCGTAGGACTCCCCAAGCTTCATCTAAGGTTTGGATGGGAGTCTTAGCATTGCTTTCCATTGactgctaggtggagcctctcagaggtttTCTTTCTTACCTTTCCTTTGATTCTAACTTGACTCTGTTACAGAAATTGATACAATGCAGTTAGATGACATGAGAAGACAAAAGGGAATCAAGAATGTCATTTTAGAGGCAATACCACACCTACAACACTTTATAGATAAAAGAAGTTGGATCATTCTGGAAGGTGCAGGGCCTAaattctccacattcttgcttGGAGGTTTTTTGTtcggttgtttttcttttagtctATGAGTTTTCATTTCTATCTTTTCATAACAAAATCTAAGAAGTGTAGGATTGAGTGAACAAATCTGTAAAACACACACTCTGTCTAGCCAAGAGCCACGAAGTACAAGATGGGTAAAAATTAGTTTTATAGAGGCTTTTAGCTTCTACATAGCTCCTtcaaaagctatttttaaaaataaataaataaaatgatatactGATATGGTTATTAGTCTATATCAAATGTACTCTCCTAAAATTTGATTGATAAATCCTGGTGAACATTCTttttcatgtgttttattttagggGCTATCCATTGAGgattcagaaatgaaaaattcAACTGTGTGGACAGAGTTTGTGCTTACAGGGCTCACAGAGTCTCCAGAGCTACAGGGGCCCTTGTTCTTGTTATTCCTGGTAATCTATCTCATCACTATAGTAGGGAACCTTGGTCTAATTGCTCTGATCTGGAGTGACTCTCACTTACATATACCTATGTACTTCTTTCTTGGTCATCTGGCTTTTGTGGATGCTTGTctatcatccacagtgacaccGAAGATGTTACTCAATTTCTTACAGATGAGTAAGGTAATTTCCTTCTCTGATTGCAtgacacaattttttttctttgccgtCTTTCTTACTACAGAATGCTTCTTGTTGGCAGCTATGGCTTATGATCGCTATGTAGCCATATGCAAACCTTTACTTTATCCAATGATTATGACTAATAGACTCTGCATATGTCTATTAGTCTTGTGTTTTGTAGGTGGATTTCTTCATGCTTCGATACATGAgggatttttatttctattaaccTTCTGCAATTCCAATATAGTACATCACTTTTACTGTGACATCATGCCATTGCTCAAGATTTCCTGTACAGACTCTACTCTTAATTTTCAACTGGTATTTGTTTTTGCTGGAATAGTTCAAATCTTCACCATTGTGATTGTTCTTGTTTCCTATACTCTAGTGCTGTTTACAATTTTGCAAAGGAAATCTCTCCAAGGTATAAGGAAGgcgttctcaacctgtggtgCCCATCTCTTATCTGTGTCTTTATACTATGGGCCTCTTCTCTTCATGTATGTTTTCCCTCTATCTCAGGAAGCAGATGATCAAGATATCATAGACTCTGTGCTTTATGCAGTCATAATTCCTGTGTTAAATCCAATTATCTATAGCCTGAGAAACAAGCAAGTCATGGattctctgaaaaaaatattaCAGAAAAAGGTTTAGACATAACaaaaaagttgttttttatttggtattaaaatttcacatttttctctgtaagtttcctaattttaaagaaatgctcagagaattttgaattttaatgttcttatctttctttgaaaatggctaaataaaatttttaatcatttttatgaaTTAAGATGATTCATCTAATAATAAAGTACCTAAAATATTATTGTCTGTGGTAGGTTGAATAAGAAATGTCCTCCAAAGGTTCATGTATGTCACGTGctcaatgtcccgccagcaagaacgactcgaggcaacaggattcttctgcgaacaagcctttactgtgttacagctctcttgaacagggacccagAGAGgcaaagtcgctcgccttatatacacaacagtatgctaattatctctcagggattggtggggcatggatcaccccactatcaccccactacttgtcctccagggattggcgtaGAATGAATCAcccattagcatggtaccgcccctcattagcatattaacggtcaactgacacctggtgcaaaaaccgcacatgtgcagtaccgttgttcaccactggagggcgccctacatctcattatcgtatggccgccctagcaaggggacaagcctgcacatgtgcagtaagtTGTTGACATCCAGACAAGGttggatgtcggcaccatctttgtttcgccgcgctgCTCTCTACACATGTATTTAAGCATTTTGGCACCCAGGTTGTTTGTAAATATCCTGGAATCTCTAGGACAACAACAGATTTTCTGGAAGAAGTACATTACTGGGGATGAGCTTGGAGAGCTTATTTTCTTACGCAGTCACCATGCTGTCACAGTCATTATGGACTCTGACCCTTTGGAGCTATAAATTATGGTAAGCCATTTCTTCCATAACTTACTTTTAGCCATGCTATTTTGTCATGGCAATAGTTAACTATCTAATACAGAAGGTGGCACCAGAAGTGGGATATCCATGTATAGAGCCtgaatatctgtattttttaagaCTTTGTAAGACTTTCAAACTTTTGAATAGAAAAGACGTAAATTCTATGAGATTAGCAGGGTATTGCAGGAGCCCAGTGCTTGGATTTAGCACATTAATGATTAACTCTGAGTCCCCAATAATGTATCAGGATCACATCATAGAAAGAATTGCAAGCACGTATATTTGAGgtcttttaaaagaataagaattcTCTATTTGTTGTTCCTGGTGTCTTCTTGCTTCTGTCTATTGTGTGAATTTAAATCTGCCTGAAGAATGTTgtcttttgtctgtctgtgtcagcctttttgtgtctgtatgagtatgtatctatgtatgtctgcatttgtCTTTCCATAACAAAGGAATCTGCCCACACCTTTATTCAATTGTGAAGAAACCATTACACTATGGAAGGAAGGAATGTGATATTTTGTAAAATCATTAATAGAACTTTGTAAGTGCTTGACTCAGTGGCTTCAACTGATCTCAACTGACCCAGATAATAAGCAGTACTACAAACACCATTGTTTGTAAACAAATATCCATAAATGTTGAGATTAACTTTTATAGTGCATTTTAGAAGTTTCCTTTCATTCTCTGTATTTGCTGCTGTCAATAAATGACACATGCATTATTCTTCATCAGAGATATGGGAGAGTATGTAATTTAAGATACAGCTACAAATACATATGAAATACAAGGCAATAGTTGTTGAGATCTACAACACCTTCCTTAGAACATGGTGAAAGAAACAGTATAATTACACTGTAGCTTACAGTCTTAAGTCTTATGTGATTTCAAGGCATACTATTAACTTTCGCTATGAGCTCCACAGTCTAGAAGACAGTAGTGCTAAGAGTAATGTGTACTGTGGGGACCTGGCTCATGACATTTCAGAGGGGAGTAAGCTCTGTATTAGCAACTGGGATAGTGAGCATTGGTAACGTATTTTAGCAAAATATCTTTTTGCCCATATCCTGAGAATTTATGTAGGTTGTGTTAAAAAGTAATGGGCTAGTTTACTTAGTGGAAGAAATTTCAAGCCAGCATAAGGTTGAGTGTGTGGAGTAGTTATTACAGATTATACTTATacaggaataaaatttaaaagaaggacaaaaatacaaaatgtaaagtA belongs to Rattus norvegicus strain BN/NHsdMcwi chromosome 11, GRCr8, whole genome shotgun sequence and includes:
- the Or5h24b gene encoding olfactory receptor Olr1549, with protein sequence MKNSTVWTEFVLTGLTESPELQGPLFLLFLVIYLITIVGNLGLIALIWSDSHLHIPMYFFLGHLAFVDACLSSTVTPKMLLNFLQMSKVISFSDCMTQFFFFAVFLTTECFLLAAMAYDRYVAICKPLLYPMIMTNRLCICLLVLCFVGGFLHASIHEGFLFLLTFCNSNIVHHFYCDIMPLLKISCTDSTLNFQLVFVFAGIVQIFTIVIVLVSYTLVLFTILQRKSLQGIRKAFSTCGAHLLSVSLYYGPLLFMYVFPLSQEADDQDIIDSVLYAVIIPVLNPIIYSLRNKQVMDSLKKILQKKV